From a single Peromyscus maniculatus bairdii isolate BWxNUB_F1_BW_parent chromosome 4, HU_Pman_BW_mat_3.1, whole genome shotgun sequence genomic region:
- the Atp5mc3 gene encoding ATP synthase F(0) complex subunit C3, mitochondrial produces the protein MFACAKLARTPALIRAGSRVAYRPISASVLSRPETRTGEGSTVFNGAQNGMCQLIRREFQTSVISRDIDTAAKFIGAGAATVGVAGSGAGIGTVFGSLIIGYARNPSLKQQLFSYAILGFALSEAMGLFCLMVAFLILFAM, from the exons ATGTTCGCCTGCGCCAAGCTCGCCCGCACCCCCGCTCTG ATCCGAGCTGGATCCAGAGTTGCATATAGACCAATTTCTGCATCAGTGTTATCTCGGCCCGAGACTAGGACCGGAGAG GGTTCTACGGTATTTAATGGGGCCCAGAATGGTATGTGTCAGCTGATCCGAAGGGAGTTTCAGACCAGTGTAATCAGCAGAGACATTGACACTGCTGCCAAGTTCATTGGTGCGGGTGCTGCAACAGTAGGAGTTGCTGGGTCTGGTGCTGGTATTGGAACAGTCTTTGGCAGCCTTATCATTGGTTATGCCAG AAACCCTTCACTGAAGCAGCAGCTCTTCTCATACGCTATCCTGGGATTTGCCTTGTCTGAAGCTATGGGTCTCTTTTGTTTGATGGTTGCTTTCTTGATCTTGTTTGCCATGTAA
- the LOC143272891 gene encoding uncharacterized protein LOC143272891 has product MWVTGDVGSSPASSLRSEKTRLKVKRPPRGLPFPPRAPRAPAQGRRRGRVPGRCKPGGWGPAARSAPALRPPLTSAYLPRRRRRGQQRRQRSKQWGWARRRATALIPAAAPGWRRRGKAAQGHFVITLLVTGSGRQ; this is encoded by the coding sequence ATGTGGGTGACAGGCGACGTGGGCTCCTCTCCCGCTTCCTCTCTGCGGAGTGAAAAAACGCGGCTTAAGGTCAAGCGTCCCCCCAGGGGCCTGCCCTTCCCACCCCGGGCCCCGAGGGCCCCCGCGCAAGGCCGTCGGCGTGGCCGCGTGCCCGGGAGGTGCAAGCCCGGTGGATGGGGCCCAGCGGCCCGCTCCGCCCCGGCCCTGCGCCCTCCGCTTACCTCCGCTTACCTcccgaggcggcggcggcggggacaACAGCGGCGGCAGAGGTCGAAGCAGTGGGGCTGGGCGCGCAGGCGCGCTACGGCTCTTATCCCCGCCGCAGCACCCGGATGGAGAAGGCGGGGGAAAGCCGCTCAAGGTCACTTTGTAATAACTTTATTGGTAACCGGTAGCGGAAGACAGTGA